A part of Paraliobacillus zengyii genomic DNA contains:
- a CDS encoding transporter substrate-binding domain-containing protein, which produces MFKKWFLLIMIMGLMTLTACGLSNGDEDTSESVPSESTAIWDEIQEKGEIVAGTSGTLIAASYYPEESEDVLTGYDVEVMREIGNRLDLDVTFEIMGIDSMLPAVNSGRIDVAVNDIEATDTRKEQFNFSEPYKYSYSTMVVRKDDYSGINSLEDLEGKKAGGGATTIYSQIAEHFGAEVVTYGNAPNEAYLRDVNNGRTDVIVNDYYLSKFGVGAFPEFDIMLHPNLKFHPTEQAVIMSLEATTLQEKINEVLAEMREDGTLTELATEFYGEDASQKPEGEIEEIEGLDL; this is translated from the coding sequence ATGTTTAAAAAGTGGTTTTTGTTAATAATGATAATGGGTTTAATGACCCTTACCGCATGTGGACTTTCAAATGGTGATGAAGATACATCAGAAAGTGTTCCATCTGAATCAACGGCTATTTGGGATGAAATTCAAGAAAAAGGTGAAATTGTCGCTGGAACATCTGGTACTTTAATTGCTGCATCTTATTACCCCGAAGAGTCAGAGGATGTATTAACAGGCTATGATGTTGAGGTTATGAGAGAAATCGGGAACCGACTTGATTTGGACGTAACTTTTGAAATTATGGGAATAGATAGCATGTTACCTGCTGTTAATAGTGGTCGTATTGATGTTGCAGTAAATGATATCGAAGCTACAGATACGCGCAAAGAACAATTTAACTTTTCAGAGCCATACAAATATTCTTATTCAACAATGGTTGTAAGAAAAGATGATTATTCTGGAATTAACAGCTTAGAAGATTTAGAAGGTAAAAAAGCAGGTGGTGGAGCAACAACAATCTACAGCCAAATTGCAGAGCACTTTGGTGCTGAAGTTGTCACATATGGAAATGCTCCAAATGAAGCGTACTTAAGAGATGTTAATAATGGAAGAACAGATGTAATTGTTAATGATTATTATTTATCAAAGTTTGGTGTAGGTGCCTTTCCTGAATTTGATATCATGCTACATCCAAATTTAAAATTCCATCCGACTGAACAGGCTGTTATAATGTCATTAGAAGCAACAACATTGCAAGAAAAGATTAATGAAGTTTTAGCAGAAATGCGTGAAGATGGAACGTTAACCGAATTAGCAACTGAGTTCTATGGAGAAGATGCCTCTCAAAAACCAGAAGGTGAAATTGAAGAAATTGAAGGTCTTGATTTGTAA
- a CDS encoding amino acid ABC transporter permease, whose protein sequence is MNFITKIFDVESAIANFLFILSGLPMTIAVSFLGMALGLVLGLFLALGRSSKRKFLRYPSRVYISFMRGTPILVFLFILYFGLPEIGLEFTAYQAAVLGFGLNSAAYIAEINRSALNSVDDGQWEAALTLGLSYGKTLRGIILPQAARIAIPPLTNIFLDLVKATSLAAVITVPELFQKAQIAGGRTFDTLTMYIVVALIYWPLCILISIFQEKLEKKYSRFVN, encoded by the coding sequence ATGAATTTCATAACGAAGATTTTTGATGTTGAATCAGCGATCGCCAATTTTCTGTTCATTTTAAGTGGTCTACCAATGACAATTGCTGTCTCTTTCTTAGGGATGGCACTTGGTTTAGTCTTAGGGTTGTTTCTTGCATTAGGTAGGAGTTCAAAGCGAAAGTTTTTACGATATCCATCTAGAGTCTATATTTCATTTATGCGTGGTACACCCATCCTTGTGTTTTTATTTATCTTGTATTTTGGTCTACCAGAAATTGGATTGGAATTCACAGCATATCAAGCAGCGGTGCTTGGATTTGGTTTAAATAGCGCAGCATATATCGCTGAAATAAATCGCTCTGCCCTAAATAGCGTAGATGACGGTCAATGGGAAGCGGCTTTAACGCTCGGTTTATCTTATGGAAAGACACTAAGAGGTATTATCTTACCACAAGCAGCCCGAATTGCTATTCCTCCGTTAACAAATATTTTCTTAGATTTAGTGAAAGCAACATCACTAGCAGCCGTTATTACCGTACCAGAGTTATTTCAAAAAGCGCAAATCGCTGGTGGGAGAACATTTGATACGCTAACCATGTATATTGTAGTGGCTTTAATCTATTGGCCTTTATGCATTCTAATTTCAATTTTCCAGGAAAAGCTTGAAAAAAAGTACAGCCGTTTTGTAAACTAG